The following is a genomic window from Actinomycetota bacterium.
ACCTGGCCGCCCACATCCCCGCCGCCAGGCTGGTCGAGCTGCCAGGCGCTGACGGGCCGCTGGTGTGGGAGACCCCCGAACTCGCCCTGGACGCCATCCAGGAGTTCCTGACCGGCGCCCGCCACGCCTCCGCGCCCGACCGGCTGCTGGCGACCGTGCTGTTCACCGACATCGTGGGCTCCACCCAGCAGGCCGGACGGTTGGGGGATCAGCGCTGGCGCGAGCTGCTGGAACTACACGACCAGGCAGCGCGCCGTTGGGTCCAGGCGTTTGGCGGGCGGCTGGTCAAGAGCACCGGCGACGGGATCCTGGCCACCTTCGACAGTCCAGCGCGAGCGATCCGCTGCGCGGCCGCGCTGGCCGAGGACCTAGGTGGGCTGGGGATCGAGATCCGGGCGGGGCTGCACACTGGCGAGATCGAGCTGCGCGACGGCGATGTCGGGGGCATCGGTGTGCACATCGCCGCGCGGGTGATGGCGGCGGCCGGACCCGGGGAGATCCTGGTGTCCAGGACCGTGCACGATCTGGTCGCCGGCTCCGGCATCCTCCTGCGGGACCGGGGAACCCACCGGCTGAAGGGCGTCCAAGGCCAGTGGCAGCTGCTGGCGGTGACCGCCCCCTGACCGGCGGAGCGGATGGCTGCACTCGCACAGGTCGAAGCTGCGCTTCCCAACTGCGTGGAAGGAGGCCGTCATGCTGCAGCGAACGAGATGGACAAGTGCGTAAGGCTGCTGGCGGTGGTCGACCAGACGCTGCAGGGCCGCCC
Proteins encoded in this region:
- a CDS encoding adenylate/guanylate cyclase domain-containing protein — encoded protein: LAAHIPAARLVELPGADGPLVWETPELALDAIQEFLTGARHASAPDRLLATVLFTDIVGSTQQAGRLGDQRWRELLELHDQAARRWVQAFGGRLVKSTGDGILATFDSPARAIRCAAALAEDLGGLGIEIRAGLHTGEIELRDGDVGGIGVHIAARVMAAAGPGEILVSRTVHDLVAGSGILLRDRGTHRLKGVQGQWQLLAVTAP